TCGTTTCCTAATACTGATCTGAAATCTATAAAGACAGTTTATTCACATCCTCAGGCATTAGGACAATGTAGAAAATTTTTAGAAGAATTGGAGTGTGAAATTATACCTTTTTATGATACTGCTGGTAGCGTTAACATGATAAAAGAGAAGAATTTGAAAAATGCTGCTGGAATAGCGAGTGCAAGTGCAGCAAGGATTTATGGAATGAAAGTAATCCTAGAAGGTATAGAAACCAATCATAATAATTACACAAGATTTTTAATTTTATCAAAAAAAGACTCAAAACCAACAGGAAATGATAAAACCTCCATTATTTTTTCAACTAAGCACGTTCCTGGAGCTCTATATGATGCCTTAGCAATTTTTTCAGTAAGCGACATCAATCTAACAAAAATAGAATCAAGACCGATTGTTGGAAGACCTTGGGAATACAATTTCTATTTAGATTTTGAAGGTCATCATAAAGAAAAATTGGTTGGTGTAGCATTGGAAATTCTAAAGCGTAATTCCTTATTTATGAAAATGATAGGTTCTTATCCTAAGGCAAAAGAAACTTTTAGCAAAGATAGACTATAGAAATTTTTATGGAAATTAATTTACCTAAAAAGAACTTACTCAAGCTTATTCTTAAGGGCTTACAAATAGCTGACAAAGAAAATAACTCCAAGAAAAAATGATATTTAAAGAACAACTAAACAACGGCCTCAATATGCCTAAAATTATGTCTAGATTATATTCATATTATAATAAACTAAGAACTGGTGGGGTGCTGATGGCCCTCAGATCCTATGGACCATCAGCTACGGTTATTCTCCATGGCTGTGATAATTCCGCAAATCTCCAAGTTAATGTACTTATTTCGATTTATAAAGTTTAGCATTACCATCTTAGAAAGTTGAGTATAAAAAAGATTAAAGGCTTTAATCAACCATCCGAAAGAATTATTTTTATTTGTGGTTTAAAGAAGAAATTGAACTGTAAAGATTAATTTAATAAAAATAGCAATATCGAGGTCTTAAAATGAAAATAGCAATAATTGGTGGAGCAGGAAATATGGGGAAATGGTTTTGTAATTTTTTCTTGAGACAGGGATATGAAGTAATAGTTTCAGGAAGGACTAGACAAAAATTGATCGATTTATCAAAAGAAATTCCAGTAAAAGTTGCAGAAGATAATATTGATGCTGTAAAGAAAGCTGATATTATTATAGTTTCAGTTTTATTACAAAACTTTGAGGGCGTTGTTAAAGATTTTGCTCCTTATATTCAAGAGAATCAAATAGTTTGGGACATAACATCTGTAAAAGAAATTCCA
This region of Candidatus Methylarchaceae archaeon HK02M2 genomic DNA includes:
- the pheA gene encoding prephenate dehydratase, with the protein product MKRIAFQGEPGAYSEEGAFKYFGNSIQTIGCKTLSDVFQNLKEDKVDFAIVPVENSIEGSIGQAYDLLLTYNLKACGEVFHRIKHCLISFPNTDLKSIKTVYSHPQALGQCRKFLEELECEIIPFYDTAGSVNMIKEKNLKNAAGIASASAARIYGMKVILEGIETNHNNYTRFLILSKKDSKPTGNDKTSIIFSTKHVPGALYDALAIFSVSDINLTKIESRPIVGRPWEYNFYLDFEGHHKEKLVGVALEILKRNSLFMKMIGSYPKAKETFSKDRL